In one window of Streptomyces griseus subsp. griseus DNA:
- the gltX gene encoding glutamate--tRNA ligase, producing the protein MANAPVRVRFCPSPTGNPHVGLVRTALFNWAFARHHQGTLVFRIEDTDAARDSEESYQQLLDSMRWLGLDWDEGPEIGGPHAPYRQSQRMDLYKDVAEKLLAAGYAYACYCTADELDARRDAARAAGKPSGYDGHCRDLTAEQKAAYEAEGRTSIVRFRMPDEAITFTDLVRGEITVQPENVPDYGIVRANGAPLYTLVNPVDDALMEITHVLRGEDLLSSTPRQIALYRALIELGIAKDTPAFGHLPYVMGEGNKKLSKRDPQASLNLYRERGFLPEGLLNYLSLLGWSIAEDRDIFSVDELVAAFDIEDVNANPARFDLKKAEHINAEHIRMLEVKDFTEACGPWLKAPFAPWAPEAFDAEKWTAIAPYAQTRVTVLSDITDNVDFLFLDEPVEDEASWAKAMKGDPAALLTTARANLEAADWSDAESLKNAVLTAGEAHGLKLGKAQAPVRVAVTGRTIGLPLFESLEILGRERSLARIDAALAKLTA; encoded by the coding sequence GTGGCTAACGCACCTGTACGCGTCCGTTTCTGTCCCTCCCCGACCGGCAACCCCCACGTGGGCCTGGTCCGCACGGCCCTCTTCAACTGGGCCTTCGCCCGGCACCACCAGGGCACCCTGGTCTTCCGGATCGAGGACACCGACGCCGCGCGCGACTCCGAGGAGTCCTACCAGCAGCTGCTCGACTCGATGCGCTGGCTGGGCCTGGACTGGGACGAGGGCCCCGAGATCGGCGGCCCGCACGCGCCCTACCGCCAGTCGCAGCGGATGGACCTGTACAAGGACGTCGCCGAGAAGCTGCTCGCCGCCGGGTACGCGTACGCCTGCTACTGCACCGCCGATGAGCTGGACGCCCGCCGCGACGCCGCCCGCGCCGCCGGGAAGCCGTCCGGCTACGACGGGCACTGCCGCGACCTCACCGCCGAGCAGAAGGCGGCGTACGAGGCCGAGGGCCGCACCTCGATCGTCCGCTTCCGGATGCCCGACGAGGCCATCACCTTCACCGACCTGGTCCGCGGCGAGATCACCGTCCAGCCGGAGAACGTCCCGGACTACGGCATCGTCCGCGCCAACGGGGCCCCGCTCTACACCCTGGTCAACCCGGTCGACGACGCGCTGATGGAGATCACCCACGTCCTGCGCGGTGAGGACCTGCTCTCCTCCACCCCGCGCCAGATCGCCCTGTACCGGGCCCTCATCGAGCTGGGCATCGCCAAGGACACCCCCGCCTTCGGCCACCTGCCGTACGTCATGGGCGAGGGCAACAAGAAGCTCTCCAAGCGCGACCCGCAGGCCTCCCTCAACCTCTACCGGGAGCGCGGCTTCCTCCCCGAGGGGCTGCTGAACTACCTGTCGCTGCTCGGCTGGTCGATCGCCGAGGACCGCGACATCTTCTCGGTGGACGAGCTGGTCGCCGCGTTCGACATCGAGGACGTCAACGCCAACCCGGCCCGCTTCGACCTCAAGAAGGCCGAGCACATCAACGCCGAGCACATCCGCATGCTGGAGGTGAAGGACTTCACCGAGGCCTGCGGCCCCTGGCTGAAGGCCCCGTTCGCGCCCTGGGCCCCGGAGGCCTTCGACGCGGAGAAGTGGACGGCGATCGCCCCCTACGCCCAGACCCGCGTGACGGTGCTCTCCGACATCACCGACAACGTCGACTTCCTCTTCCTCGACGAGCCGGTGGAGGACGAGGCGTCCTGGGCCAAGGCCATGAAGGGGGACCCGGCCGCGCTCCTGACCACGGCCCGCGCCAACCTGGAAGCGGCCGACTGGAGCGACGCGGAGTCCCTGAAGAACGCCGTGCTCACCGCGGGCGAGGCCCACGGCCTCAAGCTCGGCAAGGCCCAGGCCCCGGTCCGGGTCGCCGTGACCGGCCGCACCATCGGCCTGCCGCTCTTCGAGTCCCTGGAGATCCTGGGCCGTGAGAGGAGCCTGGCCCGCATCGACGCGGCGCTGGCCAAGCTGACCGCGTAG
- a CDS encoding fumarylacetoacetate hydrolase family protein, giving the protein MRIARFSIDGNVAFGAVEGQGTVESGDLVLDIIKGIPYADFELSGTKVPLNKVRLLPPVLPNKVVAIGRNYAEHAAELGHEVPDAPITFFKPTTSVIGSGDAIEYPSFSNELHHEAELAVVIGRMCREVPRERVKDVVLGYTCANDVTARDVQQREKQWARAKGFDTSCPLGPWVETDVDPHDLTIQATVNGEQRQLGRTSDMVRSIEDLVVHITEAMTLLPGDVILTGTPAGVGPLHVGDEVAVTIEGIGTLTNKVIKRG; this is encoded by the coding sequence GTGCGCATCGCCAGGTTCTCCATCGACGGCAATGTCGCCTTCGGCGCCGTCGAGGGACAGGGCACCGTGGAATCCGGTGACCTCGTCCTTGACATCATCAAGGGCATCCCGTACGCCGACTTCGAGCTCTCGGGCACCAAGGTCCCGCTGAACAAGGTCCGGCTGCTGCCCCCCGTGCTCCCCAACAAGGTCGTGGCCATCGGCCGCAACTACGCGGAGCACGCCGCCGAGCTCGGCCACGAGGTCCCCGACGCGCCCATCACCTTCTTCAAGCCCACCACCTCGGTGATCGGCTCCGGCGACGCGATCGAGTACCCCTCCTTCTCGAACGAGCTCCACCACGAGGCCGAGCTGGCCGTCGTCATCGGCCGCATGTGCCGCGAGGTCCCGCGCGAGCGCGTCAAGGACGTCGTTCTCGGCTACACCTGCGCCAACGACGTCACCGCCCGCGATGTGCAGCAGCGTGAGAAGCAGTGGGCCCGCGCCAAGGGCTTCGACACCTCCTGCCCGCTGGGCCCCTGGGTGGAGACCGACGTGGACCCCCACGACCTCACCATCCAGGCGACGGTCAACGGCGAGCAGCGGCAGCTCGGCCGCACGAGCGACATGGTCCGCTCCATCGAGGACCTGGTCGTCCACATCACGGAGGCCATGACGCTGCTCCCGGGCGATGTGATCCTCACGGGCACCCCCGCGGGGGTCGGCCCCCTGCACGTCGGCGACGAGGTCGCCGTCACCATCGAAGGCATCGGCACTCTCACCAACAAGGTGATCAAGCGTGGCTAA